The following are from one region of the Bradyrhizobium septentrionale genome:
- the gcvP gene encoding aminomethyl-transferring glycine dehydrogenase yields MNAPFKPINEAATDFVRRHIGPSPRDINAMLETVGAASLQALMNETLPASIRQKAPLDLGRALSETEALSHMSELAAQNQVFTSLIGQGYSGTILPAVIQRNILENPAWYTAYTPYQPEISQGRLEALFNFQTMVCDLTGLDVANASLLDEATAAAEAMALAERHSQVKAKVFFVDKEVHPQTLAVMRTRAAPLGWALVVGDPLTELDKADVLGALLQYPGTSGAVRDLKPAIASLRAKGALAIVAADLLSLTLLTSPGELGADIAIGSAQRFGVPMGYGGPHAAYMAVRDTLKRSLPGRIVGLSVDSRGAPAYRLALQTREQHIRREKATSNICTAQVLLAVIASMYAVYHGPEGLTHIARSVHRRATVLAAGLRKLGFAPVSEAFVDTVTVEAGAKQIEIVSRALAERINLRIGATTLGIALDETTTPETVEAVWRVFGGKLSYAEIEAAAREALPKELRRTSAFLTNPVFNTHRSETELLRYMRKLSDRDLALDRAMIPLGSCTMKLNATTEMIPLTWPAFGNLHPFAPADQAEGYHALFQRLEAWLCDITGYDAVSLQPNSGAQGEYAGLLAIRGYHLARGEPHRKVCLIPSSAHGTNPASAAMVGMDVVVVACDARGDVDVEDLRAKAQKHSANLAAVMITYPSTHGVFEEHISEICDIVHAHGGQVYLDGANMNAQVGLSRPGDYGADVSHLNLHKTFCIPHGGGGPGMGPIGVKAHLAPYLPSHPENRHPATDGTVAHAIGPVSAAPFGSASILTISYIYILMMGGEGLTRATEIAILNANYIAARLQPHFPVLYRNARDRVAHECIVDPRALKTTSGVTVDDIAKRLIDYGFHAPTMSFPVAGTLMIEPTESESKFEIDRFCDAMIAIRNEIAEIEKGRWKVEASPLRHAPHTVHDIADDAWNRAYTRTEGCFPAGVSRSDKYWSPVGRVDNVYGDRNLVCSCPPVEDYAQAAE; encoded by the coding sequence ATGAACGCGCCCTTCAAGCCGATCAACGAAGCCGCCACCGATTTCGTCCGCCGCCACATCGGACCGTCGCCGCGCGACATCAACGCGATGCTGGAGACGGTAGGCGCCGCGAGCCTGCAGGCGCTGATGAACGAGACGCTGCCGGCGTCGATCCGCCAGAAGGCGCCGCTCGACCTCGGCCGCGCGCTGAGCGAGACCGAGGCGCTTTCGCATATGAGCGAGCTCGCCGCGCAGAATCAGGTGTTCACCTCGCTGATCGGCCAGGGCTATTCCGGCACCATCCTGCCGGCGGTGATCCAGCGCAACATCCTGGAAAACCCGGCCTGGTATACCGCCTATACGCCGTACCAGCCCGAGATCAGCCAGGGCCGGCTCGAAGCCCTGTTCAACTTCCAGACCATGGTCTGCGACCTCACCGGCCTCGACGTCGCCAACGCCTCGCTGCTCGACGAGGCGACCGCGGCGGCGGAAGCGATGGCGCTCGCCGAGCGCCACTCGCAGGTCAAGGCCAAGGTGTTCTTCGTCGACAAGGAGGTCCATCCGCAGACGCTTGCGGTGATGCGCACGCGCGCAGCGCCCTTGGGCTGGGCGCTGGTCGTTGGCGATCCCCTGACCGAACTCGACAAGGCCGACGTACTTGGCGCGCTGCTGCAATATCCGGGCACATCGGGCGCGGTGCGCGACCTCAAGCCCGCGATCGCATCGTTGCGCGCCAAGGGCGCGCTTGCGATCGTGGCGGCCGACCTGCTGTCGCTCACGCTGCTCACCTCGCCCGGCGAGCTCGGCGCCGACATCGCAATCGGCTCGGCGCAGCGGTTCGGCGTGCCGATGGGTTATGGCGGGCCGCACGCCGCCTACATGGCGGTGCGCGACACGCTGAAGCGCTCGCTGCCCGGCCGCATCGTCGGCCTCTCGGTGGATTCGCGCGGCGCGCCCGCCTATCGGCTGGCGCTGCAAACCCGCGAGCAGCATATCCGCCGCGAGAAGGCGACCTCGAACATCTGCACTGCGCAGGTGCTGCTCGCCGTGATCGCCTCGATGTATGCGGTGTATCACGGCCCCGAGGGCCTGACCCACATCGCACGCAGCGTGCATCGCCGCGCCACCGTGCTTGCCGCAGGCCTGCGCAAGCTCGGCTTTGCACCTGTGAGCGAAGCGTTCGTCGACACCGTGACCGTCGAGGCTGGCGCAAAGCAGATCGAGATTGTCTCCCGCGCGCTGGCGGAGCGGATCAATCTGCGAATCGGCGCGACCACGCTCGGCATCGCGCTTGACGAGACCACGACGCCGGAGACCGTCGAGGCGGTATGGCGCGTGTTCGGCGGCAAGCTCAGCTATGCCGAGATCGAGGCGGCCGCGCGCGAGGCGCTGCCGAAGGAGCTGCGGCGCACCAGCGCCTTCCTCACCAACCCGGTGTTCAACACGCACCGCTCGGAGACCGAACTGCTGCGCTACATGCGCAAGCTCAGTGATCGCGACCTGGCGCTCGACCGCGCCATGATCCCGCTCGGCTCCTGCACCATGAAGCTCAACGCCACCACCGAGATGATCCCGCTGACCTGGCCGGCGTTCGGCAATCTGCATCCGTTCGCGCCTGCCGATCAGGCCGAGGGCTATCACGCGCTGTTCCAGCGGCTGGAGGCGTGGCTCTGCGACATCACCGGCTATGACGCGGTCTCGCTGCAGCCGAACTCCGGCGCGCAGGGCGAATATGCCGGGCTTCTCGCCATCCGCGGCTATCATCTCGCGCGCGGCGAGCCGCACCGCAAGGTGTGCCTGATCCCCTCCTCCGCCCACGGCACCAATCCGGCCTCGGCCGCGATGGTCGGCATGGACGTCGTGGTGGTGGCCTGCGATGCGCGCGGCGACGTCGATGTCGAGGACCTTCGCGCCAAGGCGCAGAAGCATTCGGCCAATCTCGCTGCCGTCATGATCACCTATCCGTCGACCCACGGCGTGTTCGAGGAGCACATCAGCGAGATCTGCGACATCGTGCATGCGCATGGCGGACAGGTCTATCTCGACGGCGCCAACATGAACGCGCAGGTCGGGCTCTCCCGGCCCGGCGATTACGGCGCCGATGTCAGCCATCTCAATCTGCACAAGACCTTCTGCATCCCGCATGGCGGCGGCGGCCCCGGCATGGGCCCGATCGGCGTCAAGGCGCATCTTGCGCCCTATCTGCCAAGTCATCCTGAGAATCGCCATCCCGCAACTGACGGCACGGTTGCGCACGCCATCGGCCCGGTGTCGGCTGCGCCGTTCGGCTCGGCGTCGATCCTGACCATCTCCTACATCTACATCCTGATGATGGGCGGCGAAGGGCTGACGCGCGCCACGGAGATTGCGATCCTCAACGCGAACTACATCGCCGCGCGGCTGCAGCCCCACTTCCCGGTGCTGTATCGCAACGCCCGTGACCGCGTCGCGCATGAATGCATCGTCGACCCGCGGGCGCTGAAGACGACCAGCGGCGTCACCGTCGACGACATCGCCAAGCGGTTGATCGACTACGGCTTCCATGCGCCGACCATGAGCTTCCCGGTGGCGGGCACGCTGATGATCGAGCCGACGGAATCGGAATCGAAGTTCGAGATCGACCGCTTCTGCGACGCCATGATCGCGATCCGCAATGAAATCGCGGAGATCGAGAAGGGCCGCTGGAAGGTCGAGGCGTCGCCGCTGCGCCACGCGCCGCACACCGTCCATGACATCGCCGACGATGCCTGGAACCGGGCCTACACCCGCACCGAGGGCTGCTTCCCCGCGGGCGTGTCACGTTCCGACAAATACTGGAGCCCGGTCGGCCGCGTCGACAACGTCTATGGCGATCGCAATCTGGTGTGCTCGTGTCCGCCGGTGGAAGATTACGCGCAGGCGGCGGAGTAG
- the recA gene encoding recombinase RecA has translation MSATALRIVEGSSMDKSKALSAALSQIERQFGKGSVMKLGKNDRSMDVETISSGSLGLDIALGVGGLPKGRVVEIYGPESSGKTTLALHTVAEGQKKGGICAFIDAEHALDPVYARKLGVNIDELLISQPDTGEQALEICDTLVRSGAVDVLVVDSVAALVPKAELEGEMGDALPGLQARLMSQALRKLTASINKSHTMVIFINQIRMKIGVMYGSPETTTGGNALKFYASVRLDIRRIGAIKERDEVVGNTTRVKVVKNKLAPPFKQVEFDIMYGEGVSKMGEILDLGVKAGIVEKSGAWFSYDSQRLGQGRENSKAFLKANPDITAKIEAAIRQNSGLISEQILAGTPERDAEGEEPTEE, from the coding sequence ATGTCTGCTACTGCCCTGCGTATCGTCGAAGGATCCTCCATGGACAAGTCCAAGGCCCTCTCAGCCGCGCTCTCCCAGATCGAGCGCCAGTTCGGCAAGGGCTCGGTGATGAAGCTCGGCAAGAACGACCGCTCGATGGATGTCGAGACGATATCTTCGGGATCGCTCGGGCTCGACATTGCGCTCGGCGTCGGCGGGCTGCCGAAGGGCCGCGTCGTCGAGATCTACGGGCCGGAGTCCTCGGGCAAGACCACGCTGGCGCTGCACACGGTGGCGGAAGGCCAGAAGAAGGGCGGCATCTGCGCTTTCATCGACGCCGAACACGCGCTCGACCCGGTCTATGCGCGCAAGCTCGGCGTCAACATCGACGAGCTGCTGATTTCGCAGCCGGACACCGGCGAGCAGGCGCTGGAAATCTGCGACACGCTGGTGCGCTCCGGTGCGGTCGACGTGCTGGTGGTCGATTCGGTCGCGGCGCTGGTGCCGAAGGCCGAGCTCGAGGGCGAGATGGGCGATGCGCTGCCGGGCCTGCAGGCGCGCCTGATGAGCCAGGCGCTGCGCAAGCTCACCGCCTCGATCAACAAGTCCCACACCATGGTGATCTTCATCAACCAGATCCGCATGAAGATCGGCGTGATGTACGGCTCGCCGGAGACCACCACCGGCGGCAACGCGCTGAAGTTTTATGCCTCGGTCCGCCTCGACATCCGCCGCATCGGCGCGATAAAGGAGCGCGACGAAGTGGTCGGCAACACCACCCGCGTCAAGGTGGTGAAGAACAAGCTGGCGCCACCCTTCAAGCAGGTCGAGTTCGACATCATGTATGGCGAGGGCGTCTCCAAGATGGGCGAGATCCTCGACCTCGGCGTCAAGGCCGGCATCGTCGAGAAGTCCGGCGCCTGGTTCTCCTATGACAGCCAGCGGCTCGGCCAGGGACGCGAGAATTCCAAGGCCTTCCTGAAGGCGAACCCCGACATCACCGCCAAGATCGAAGCCGCGATCCGGCAGAACTCCGGCCTGATCTCCGAGCAGATCCTCGCCGGCACGCCCGAGCGCGACGCCGAGGGCGAAGAGCCGACTGAGGAGTAA
- a CDS encoding winged helix-turn-helix domain-containing protein: MAFNPKPDRDTVRFGTFALGLVDRRLTCSGQPVKLSSRALDILCELASVPGEVVSKDRLMEKIWPGRVVEENAIQVHVSTLRKALEIGSDGHSYVVTVPGRGYRLVGLENGPDMPAYSGSGDAPARGTTVAAAVRQSQWGFQPRLLRRRYRRGHHHGTVPYHRSIGGRQHVELAVRSRLRRPGEYRAEAGVPLSRAGERT, encoded by the coding sequence ATGGCGTTCAATCCGAAACCGGATCGAGACACTGTTCGATTTGGAACGTTTGCGCTGGGTCTTGTCGACCGGCGGTTGACCTGTTCGGGACAGCCCGTCAAACTCTCAAGCCGGGCGCTCGATATCCTCTGCGAATTGGCTTCGGTCCCAGGCGAGGTCGTGAGCAAGGATCGCCTGATGGAAAAAATCTGGCCGGGCCGCGTGGTGGAGGAGAACGCGATCCAGGTGCATGTGTCCACTTTGCGCAAGGCACTCGAAATCGGAAGTGACGGTCACAGCTACGTCGTCACCGTTCCGGGACGAGGCTATCGCCTGGTAGGGCTCGAGAATGGTCCCGACATGCCGGCGTATTCGGGCTCCGGAGACGCCCCGGCGCGCGGGACCACGGTCGCCGCTGCGGTTCGCCAATCTCAGTGGGGATTCCAGCCAAGATTACTTCGCCGACGGTATCGTAGAGGACATCATCACGGGACTGTCCCGTATCACCGGTCTATCGGTGGTCGGCAGCACGTCGAGCTTGCTGTTCGAAGCCGGCTCCGGCGACCTGGCGAGTATCGGGCGGAAGCTGGGGTGCCGCTATCTCGTGCAGGGGAGCGTACGTAA
- a CDS encoding methyltransferase produces the protein MTREHPRTDRLFEIGSAYRQAKVLLSAVELGVFSELATSPLDAGDLASRIQVHGRAARDFFDALVATGLLTRDDKGRYRNTEESDFYLDRAKPTYLGASFDQYNRREYALWGSLTQSLQTGNPAAETHGQDHFGSLYNDAARFRTFVTAMTSGSLLAAQGIAHQFPWENYQTLCDVGTAQGCLPVQVAVAHPHVRAIGFDLPILRSAFEEYAVERNVADRASFVGGDFFKDPLPQADVIVLGRVLHNWDLEAKKMLLDKAYQAIRKGGAVIVYDMLIDDDRRTSTTGLLSSLNMLLWTAGGFGYTATDCTGWMRSAGFAKTMVRDLPGGNSMIIGEK, from the coding sequence ATGACCCGCGAGCATCCGCGTACCGATCGGCTTTTCGAGATCGGTAGCGCCTATCGACAGGCGAAAGTTTTACTGAGCGCGGTCGAACTCGGAGTTTTTTCGGAACTCGCAACCAGCCCGCTCGATGCGGGGGATCTTGCCAGCCGCATTCAGGTTCACGGTCGCGCGGCTCGCGACTTCTTCGATGCACTCGTCGCGACTGGTCTGCTGACGCGAGACGACAAAGGGCGATATCGCAATACCGAGGAGAGCGATTTTTATCTCGACCGAGCGAAGCCGACTTATCTCGGCGCCAGCTTCGATCAGTACAACCGCCGCGAATACGCCTTATGGGGATCGCTGACGCAGTCGCTACAGACCGGCAACCCGGCGGCCGAAACGCATGGCCAGGATCACTTCGGGTCATTGTACAATGACGCAGCGAGATTCCGGACCTTCGTCACTGCAATGACGTCCGGCAGCTTGCTCGCCGCTCAAGGTATCGCTCACCAGTTCCCCTGGGAGAACTATCAGACACTTTGCGATGTCGGCACCGCTCAAGGATGCCTACCGGTCCAGGTTGCTGTGGCGCATCCTCACGTCCGCGCGATCGGATTCGATCTTCCGATTCTGCGCTCGGCATTCGAGGAGTACGCGGTCGAACGCAACGTCGCTGACAGGGCGAGTTTCGTGGGAGGCGATTTCTTCAAGGATCCGCTCCCTCAGGCCGATGTCATTGTGTTGGGTCGCGTCCTCCACAATTGGGACCTTGAAGCCAAGAAGATGTTGCTGGACAAGGCGTATCAAGCGATCCGGAAAGGTGGAGCTGTCATCGTCTATGATATGCTGATCGACGACGACCGGCGCACAAGCACAACCGGCCTGCTCTCCTCTCTCAACATGCTCCTTTGGACGGCGGGAGGGTTTGGATATACGGCGACGGATTGCACCGGCTGGATGCGTTCGGCCGGGTTCGCAAAGACGATGGTTCGCGACCTTCCAGGTGGCAACTCCATGATCATCGGTGAAAAATAG
- a CDS encoding IS3-like element ISRj2 family transposase (programmed frameshift) yields the protein MTKKSRRMHSPAFKAKVALAAVKGDKTLAELAQLFDVHPNQITIWKNQLLEGAAGVFGHDKASAETPVDLKALHAKIGELALENGFFVRRAHQGGPAERKAMIDRGHDLSIVRQAKVLKLARSTVYYEPRPVSAEDLALMRRLDELHLDYPFAGARMQRSLLRREGVYAGRRHIATLMKRMGIEAVYRRPNTSKPAPGHKIYPYLLRGLKIERPDQAWAMDITYIPMRRGFVYLAAVVDVFSRRVLAHRVSITMEAAFCVEAVQEALAKHGRPEIFNTDQGSQFTSLEFTDVLLDAKIAISMDGKGAWRDNVFVERLWRTVKYEEVYLRAYDSVSEARASIAKYLAFYNQGRPHSSLDGRTPDEAYFGTQAMVIAA from the exons ATGACGAAGAAGAGCCGCCGGATGCATTCTCCGGCATTCAAGGCGAAGGTTGCTTTGGCTGCGGTCAAAGGCGACAAGACGCTGGCGGAGCTGGCGCAACTGTTTGATGTTCATCCGAACCAGATCACGATCTGGAAAAACCAGCTCCTGGAAGGCGCCGCCGGCGTGTTTGGGCATGACAAGGCGTCGGCCGAGACGCCGGTCGATTTGAAGGCGTTACATGCCAAGATCGGCGAGCTGGCGTTGGAAAACG GATTTTTTGTCCGGCGCGCTCACCAAGGCGGGCCTGCTGAGCGCAAAGCGATGATCGACCGCGGTCATGATCTTTCTATCGTGCGCCAGGCGAAGGTCCTGAAGCTGGCTCGCAGCACGGTCTACTATGAACCTCGGCCAGTTTCGGCCGAGGACCTTGCCTTGATGCGTCGGCTCGATGAGCTGCATCTCGATTATCCCTTCGCGGGAGCGCGTATGCAGCGATCGTTGCTGCGGCGGGAGGGCGTATACGCCGGTCGCCGCCACATCGCGACGCTGATGAAGCGCATGGGGATCGAGGCGGTCTATCGTCGCCCGAACACGAGTAAGCCGGCACCGGGTCACAAGATCTACCCGTACCTGTTGCGCGGATTGAAGATCGAGCGGCCCGACCAGGCGTGGGCAATGGACATCACCTACATTCCGATGCGGCGTGGCTTCGTCTATCTCGCGGCGGTCGTCGATGTGTTCAGCCGACGGGTCCTGGCCCATCGCGTCTCGATCACAATGGAGGCGGCCTTCTGCGTCGAAGCGGTCCAGGAGGCGTTGGCGAAGCACGGCAGGCCCGAGATTTTCAACACGGACCAGGGCAGCCAGTTCACCAGCCTCGAGTTCACCGATGTGCTGCTGGACGCGAAGATCGCCATCAGCATGGACGGCAAGGGCGCCTGGCGCGACAACGTGTTTGTCGAGCGGCTCTGGCGCACGGTCAAATACGAAGAAGTTTATCTCCGCGCCTACGACAGCGTGTCCGAGGCGCGAGCGTCAATTGCCAAGTATCTGGCCTTCTACAATCAGGGACGCCCTCACTCGAGCCTTGACGGGCGCACGCCCGACGAGGCTTACTTCGGCACGCAAGCTATGGTGATCGCCGCATGA
- a CDS encoding peptidylprolyl isomerase, which yields MFRRLAMLGGVIAIGLALSGCTRCGPIWDDWMQSPKSCKSDHL from the coding sequence ATGTTCCGCAGGTTGGCGATGCTGGGCGGCGTGATTGCGATCGGGCTTGCGCTGAGCGGTTGCACGCGCTGCGGTCCGATCTGGGACGACTGGATGCAGTCGCCGAAATCCTGCAAGTCAGACCATCTCTAG
- a CDS encoding amidase: MTLAMSWDEWTRHDGTALAERVRNGELTPRELASQAAAAIAKVDPALSGVVELFDDVIADPARDGADLNGPFAGLPFLMKDLGPTLKGRLQEMGSLMMRGNRAAADTFLTTKLRKAGLNLIGRTTTPEFGVCSSAENPAVYVTRNPWNTDYTTCGSSAGSAAMVAAGAVPIAHATDGGGSIRIPAGVNGNIGLKVSRGVFSLAPHLSDLTGLVSIQGCQSRTVRDTAVFVDACRGPAPGEFMPFWTSPEPYTAMIARDPGRLRIALSHSWGDYRATPHITAELARVGRFLEGLGHQVDYALPSIDYQEAFAAQTTCYISNFAVVISNMLAARGLERPPAELIEPINIRIWEHGRHFSFADRARMQATFNTTARGFGAFFEDWDIILTPITALPTPKVGTTEYLTISDNPSVLDWFGNLWRNFAFTPLANLCGIPAISLPLATNEHGLPLGIQAIGKQADDGLLLQLAAQIERAIDGKWNDGKRPGVHVTGNWGAAP, from the coding sequence ATGACTTTGGCGATGAGCTGGGACGAATGGACGCGGCACGACGGAACGGCGCTCGCCGAGCGCGTCCGGAACGGCGAGCTGACGCCGCGGGAGCTAGCGTCCCAGGCCGCCGCCGCCATCGCCAAGGTCGATCCCGCGCTGTCGGGCGTGGTCGAGCTGTTCGACGACGTGATCGCCGATCCCGCACGCGACGGCGCCGATCTCAACGGACCGTTCGCCGGCCTGCCCTTCCTGATGAAGGATCTCGGCCCGACCTTGAAGGGACGGCTGCAGGAGATGGGCTCGCTGATGATGCGCGGCAATCGCGCGGCGGCGGATACCTTCCTGACGACGAAGCTGCGCAAGGCCGGCCTCAATCTGATCGGCCGCACCACCACGCCGGAGTTCGGGGTCTGCAGCTCGGCCGAAAACCCCGCCGTGTATGTCACGCGCAATCCCTGGAACACCGACTACACCACCTGCGGCTCGTCCGCCGGCAGCGCGGCGATGGTTGCCGCCGGCGCCGTGCCGATCGCGCATGCGACCGACGGCGGCGGCTCGATCCGGATTCCCGCCGGCGTCAACGGCAATATCGGATTGAAAGTGTCGCGCGGCGTGTTCTCGCTCGCGCCGCATCTGTCCGATCTCACAGGGCTGGTCTCGATCCAGGGCTGCCAGTCGCGCACGGTGCGCGACACCGCTGTCTTCGTCGATGCCTGCCGCGGCCCGGCGCCCGGCGAATTCATGCCGTTCTGGACGTCGCCGGAGCCGTACACGGCAATGATTGCGCGCGATCCCGGCCGGCTCAGGATCGCGCTGTCGCACAGCTGGGGCGACTATCGCGCGACGCCGCATATCACAGCCGAGCTCGCGCGGGTCGGACGCTTCCTCGAGGGCCTCGGCCATCAGGTCGATTACGCACTGCCATCGATCGACTATCAAGAAGCCTTCGCAGCTCAGACCACCTGCTACATCAGCAATTTCGCCGTTGTGATCAGCAACATGCTCGCCGCACGCGGACTTGAGCGGCCGCCGGCGGAGTTAATCGAGCCGATCAATATCCGGATCTGGGAGCATGGCAGGCACTTTAGCTTCGCCGATCGCGCCCGCATGCAGGCAACCTTCAACACGACGGCGCGCGGCTTCGGCGCCTTCTTCGAGGATTGGGACATCATCCTGACGCCGATCACGGCGCTGCCGACGCCAAAGGTCGGCACCACGGAATATCTCACCATCAGCGACAATCCGTCGGTGCTGGACTGGTTCGGCAATCTCTGGCGCAACTTCGCCTTCACGCCGCTTGCCAATCTGTGCGGCATCCCGGCGATCTCGCTGCCGCTTGCAACCAACGAGCACGGCCTGCCGCTCGGCATCCAGGCGATCGGAAAGCAGGCCGATGACGGGCTTCTGCTGCAGCTCGCCGCCCAGATCGAACGGGCCATCGACGGCAAGTGGAATGACGGCAAGCGGCCTGGCGTGCATGTCACAGGCAACTGGGGTGCGGCCCCATAA
- a CDS encoding Bug family tripartite tricarboxylate transporter substrate binding protein, giving the protein MRTTHLALGLLTTIALSFTALPGNAQSWPTQVVKIITPFPPGSGGDVTARPLAEKLAKRWGKPVIVENRPGADGIIAATAVLNSNDGHTLLYTNGGPLTSNLLAHAGSLAYNPDDLLPVAAAAEVYVAIGVPASLATSSLSEFVAQARLKKGQFNWSGTPGSLDYLVPGFLKRAGIDLPRVPYREVSMAMQDLSQDRLQFYAAALATQLPMAQTGKIKIIAITNSQRSPFLPDVPTARESGFPELEYEAFLGFFVPRGMSAELRKRIGTDLHAIDADGDLAARFNAIGMRLHVTTAAELQKIVTDERAALARYTQAVPR; this is encoded by the coding sequence ATGCGCACCACGCATTTGGCTCTGGGACTGCTGACCACAATCGCTCTGTCGTTTACCGCGCTTCCGGGCAACGCCCAGTCGTGGCCGACCCAGGTCGTGAAGATCATCACGCCATTTCCGCCTGGCAGCGGTGGCGACGTCACCGCGCGTCCGCTCGCCGAAAAGCTCGCGAAGCGGTGGGGGAAGCCCGTCATCGTCGAAAATCGTCCAGGTGCCGACGGCATCATCGCCGCGACCGCGGTGCTCAACTCGAACGATGGACATACTCTCCTCTACACGAACGGGGGCCCGCTCACGAGCAACCTGCTCGCGCACGCGGGCAGCCTTGCGTACAATCCCGACGATCTGCTGCCGGTTGCGGCCGCCGCCGAAGTCTACGTAGCGATAGGGGTGCCTGCTTCCCTGGCGACAAGCTCGCTGTCCGAATTTGTTGCGCAGGCGCGACTGAAGAAGGGGCAGTTCAATTGGAGCGGAACTCCCGGCAGTCTGGACTATCTTGTGCCGGGATTTTTGAAGCGCGCCGGCATCGATCTGCCGCGCGTCCCATACCGAGAGGTGAGCATGGCGATGCAGGACCTCTCGCAAGATCGACTCCAATTCTATGCTGCTGCCCTCGCGACCCAGTTGCCGATGGCGCAAACCGGCAAGATCAAGATTATCGCGATCACGAATAGTCAACGATCACCCTTCCTGCCGGACGTTCCCACGGCGCGCGAGTCGGGTTTCCCGGAGCTCGAGTACGAAGCGTTCCTTGGCTTTTTCGTGCCCCGCGGGATGTCGGCGGAGCTACGTAAACGCATCGGCACCGACCTGCACGCGATCGACGCGGACGGGGACTTGGCGGCACGCTTCAATGCGATCGGCATGCGGTTACACGTCACCACTGCTGCAGAACTGCAAAAGATCGTCACGGACGAGCGCGCGGCGCTCGCCCGTTACACCCAGGCGGTGCCGCGATAA
- a CDS encoding acyl-CoA thioesterase: MREEFWFHFPFRVRYSEVDAQAVVFNAHYLTYFDTAITEYFRAMGYDYLGEVARTGVDFHTVKSVVEYKAPIRFDEDIEVCVRVARIGRSSIVLALAIFAKGSDDLRATGEIIWVATDQKTHQSVAVTEDLRALIASREKALAQG; the protein is encoded by the coding sequence ATGCGCGAGGAATTCTGGTTTCATTTCCCGTTTCGCGTCCGCTATTCCGAGGTCGACGCGCAGGCCGTGGTGTTCAACGCCCACTATCTGACCTATTTCGACACGGCGATCACCGAATATTTTCGCGCGATGGGCTACGATTATCTCGGCGAGGTGGCGCGGACCGGCGTCGACTTTCACACCGTGAAATCGGTCGTCGAATACAAGGCGCCGATCCGGTTCGACGAGGACATCGAGGTCTGCGTGCGGGTCGCACGGATCGGCCGCTCCTCGATCGTGCTTGCGCTCGCGATCTTCGCCAAGGGCTCCGACGACCTTCGCGCCACCGGCGAGATCATCTGGGTTGCCACCGATCAGAAGACGCACCAATCGGTCGCGGTGACCGAGGACTTGCGCGCGCTGATCGCAAGCCGGGAAAAGGCACTGGCGCAGGGGTAA